The segment TTGTGCCCGTTGGGGTTAAAAATTAGTATGTTCTTCTCGAGATTTGTACTTTTATCTTGTGTTTCACAAGAACTTGAAGGAGATTGTTCATTTGAAGGTCCTTTTTGATGTGGCAGGAGCATCCGTAATAGCACTGAAAGGAGGAAGTTGGGATACTTCTCTTGTGGAACAGGCAATCCCATTGATGACTGCTGGCGTTGTGACTCAAATTGGCACCGAAACCGTAAACGTCTAGCTGAATGTGGCATCGGGTTTGGTCGGAATGCTATTGGTGGTCGTGACGGTCGTTTCTATGTCGTTACTGATTCGAGTGACCATGATCCAGTGAACCCGAAGCCAGGGACTCTTCGTCATGCTGTGATTCAAGAGAAACCTCTTTGGATTGTGTTCAAAAGAGACATGGTGATTCAATTGAAACAAGAACTCATCATGAACAGTTTCAAAACCATTGATGCTCGAGGAGTCAATGTACATATTGCCAATGGCGCTTGCATCACAATCCAGTTTGTGACTAACATCATTATCCATGGTCTTCACATCCATGATTGCAAGCCCACAGGGAACGCCATGGTGAGAAGCTCTCCAACTCATTTTGGGTGGAGAACCATGGCTGATGGAGATGCCATTTCCATCTTTGGATCCAGCCATATATGGATTGACCACAATTCGCTCTCTAATTGTGCTGATGGACTTATTGATGCCATTATGGGCTCAACCGCTATCACAATCTCCAACAACCACTTCACTCACCACAATGAGGTATGCTTCTTTTATTGCATTTATTGTATGAACTTAACGTTTTAAATAGATTTATCTCATGAAATTTGGTAACAGGTGATGCTTCTAGGCCATAGTGATTCCTACACAAAGGACAAGCAAATGCAAGTCACCATTGCTTATAACCATTTTGGCAAGGGGCTCATTCAAAGAATGCCAAGGTGTAGGCATGGCTATTTCCATGTGGTGAACAATGACTACACTCATTGGGAGATGTATGCCATTGGTGGTAGTGCCAACCCCACCATCAATAGTCAAGGCAACAGATATGCAGCTCCATCCAACCCTTTTGCCAAAGAGGTATACTCCTTTCAATGTTCattttgtgagattctacggtgggagaggagaacgaaacattctttgtaagggtgtagaaacctctctttagtatacgcgttttaaaatcttgaggggaagcccaaaaaagaaaacttaaagaggacaatatctacttatGGTggacttgaattgttacatatggtattagagccacataccaagtggtgtgccagtgaggacgttagATCCCaagagggggtggattgtgagattccacatcagtgGGAGAGGAGgagatgtgaaaacctctccttagtagatgcgcTTTAAAACATTGAGGAGAATTCtaaaagagaaagctcaaatataataatatttgctagcggtaggggtttggactgttacagatggtattagagccagacgaacggtgggcttaggccgttaGAAATTTAGATTATGGAATTCGTTATTGTAGTTCACAAATTAGTTCGATACAATCCAATACAGGTGACTAAGCGAGTCGAAACGCCGGAGAGCAAATGGAAAGGCTGGAATTGGAGATCAGAAGGAGATATGTTACTAAACGGTGCATATTTCACCCCATCCGGCGCCGGAGCTTCAGCAAGCTATGCCAGAGCCTCAAGCTTAGGAGCCAAATCTGCTTCCATGGTAGGCTCCATCACTTCTTCTGCAGGTTCTCTCCCTTGCCGCCGAGGCCATCCCTGCTAGAACTTGCCCTCTCCATCATTTTAACTTCAACCCCAAATGTTTAAAAGCCATAGAACATAAAAGCCTTAAACTCCATGATTacacattcattttttttccttcaaacccATCATTCCACCATTGTTGTCCATCTGTTGGTTCGCTCAACCTCGGCCTGCTTCAGCTGAAAAGAGAACGCCGCCG is part of the Cucurbita pepo subsp. pepo cultivar mu-cu-16 chromosome LG12, ASM280686v2, whole genome shotgun sequence genome and harbors:
- the LOC111807826 gene encoding probable pectate lyase 1 — encoded protein: MAALSKWSSLSLFALAMVFFVTIAVIRKGETSEVRVQNDDMEEELNNEHAVDNPDEIAASVEMSIRNSTERRKLGYFSCGTGNPIDDCWRCDSNWHRNRKRLAECGIGFGRNAIGGRDGRFYVVTDSSDHDPVNPKPGTLRHAVIQEKPLWIVFKRDMVIQLKQELIMNSFKTIDARGVNVHIANGACITIQFVTNIIIHGLHIHDCKPTGNAMVRSSPTHFGWRTMADGDAISIFGSSHIWIDHNSLSNCADGLIDAIMGSTAITISNNHFTHHNEVMLLGHSDSYTKDKQMQVTIAYNHFGKGLIQRMPRCRHGYFHVVNNDYTHWEMYAIGGSANPTINSQGNRYAAPSNPFAKEVTKRVETPESKWKGWNWRSEGDMLLNGAYFTPSGAGASASYARASSLGAKSASMVGSITSSAGSLPCRRGHPC